Proteins found in one Pontibacter sp. SGAir0037 genomic segment:
- a CDS encoding carboxypeptidase regulatory-like domain-containing protein, with product MMKNFTSTVRVTPAAVLPVLYSSGQKITPNLSKNFMKNYLLTTLLMLFCLAGVNAQVTTSSLSGSVRSTNGEALIGATVRATHQPSGTTYGTATNSEGRFNIQNMRVGGPYLVEVSYIGFQSQRYTDINLQLGRPYNLDAVISDAGSQLQEVVVTADQSAVFNAQRTGAATNVSTEQINTLPTITRSLTDFTRLTPQANGNGFAGRDGRFNNVQIDGANFNNGFGLNTNPLPGGNSQPISLDAIEQVQVNIAPYDVRQSGFTGAGINAVTRSGSNSFSGSAYTFYRNQKYNGLKINDLELERGDATSSNTYGFRLGGPIIKNKLFFFVNAEHVNEKGTNPNAVNLWRASDNGVANPEQNIARTSRADLEAVRNHLINVWGYDPGAYENYANDNGRTSTNLLARIDWNINDRHKLAVRYNQVKGESGSLVNGSSGPSPRSTVNRVSDQSIAFENTMYFTENIVRSASAELNSTFSSRLSNQFLATYSRIQDTRTSPSEIFPMVDIWDGSATGTNYMTFGYELFTYGNDVLNNNYSFINNLTYLAGKHTLTAGASYESQKFGNQYIRLGTSYYRYASVADFLTTGTANEVAPIMFGLTYPYEGQDPYAPIVLGTAGLYVQDKYAVSNRLDLTLGLRADMPVYINDLTANTSIDNLVLSDVYGNPKQYTTGSWPKTRVMLSPRIGFNFDALGDGSLQLRGGTGLFAGRVPFVWLTNMPSNSGVIQNNVEPNSYASVAGWIGDIRFNPDPYYWLNNTPASASNVFIKNPNAGVPTSFALVDREFKMPKVWRTSLGADYTIPGTPLVATTDLLYTADINAAYQFGANRLQTNTLMNYGGDEENDHRQFYPGGSNTTRYNTAVAANTAVVLTNTNEKGYSFSGTVGLSLPARRGLYGSLYYTYTAAKEVSGNPGSNASSAWLGSPAVNGPNEQNLYPSQYAIPHNIVASLSYRKTYFNHLATTVSVFYNGSHQGRFSYTYQNDFNNDGINADLLYIPNNSANLNFVDIVSNGNVIFTAEQQRQAFDNFINNDSYLSTRRGQYAERNGALMPWLNRFDVRVLQDLFMNVGGKRNTIQLSADIMNIGNLINSGWGIRQTFNNGQTLLNSSYNATTGVRSFTMRTITENGETVLPTSPFRDVTTTATTWYAQLGLRYIFN from the coding sequence ATGATGAAAAACTTTACTAGTACTGTGCGTGTTACCCCAGCCGCAGTACTTCCAGTTCTTTACAGTTCGGGGCAAAAAATCACACCTAACCTATCTAAAAATTTTATGAAGAATTATTTACTGACAACACTTCTCATGTTGTTTTGCTTGGCAGGAGTAAATGCACAAGTAACAACGAGTAGTTTGAGCGGGTCTGTAAGAAGTACTAATGGAGAAGCTCTAATTGGGGCAACAGTTAGGGCTACTCATCAACCTTCTGGAACTACGTATGGCACTGCTACTAATTCAGAAGGCCGATTTAACATTCAAAATATGCGAGTGGGTGGTCCTTACTTAGTAGAAGTAAGCTATATAGGCTTCCAATCTCAAAGATATACTGATATTAATTTACAGTTAGGTAGGCCATATAACCTTGATGCTGTTATATCAGATGCAGGCAGTCAGCTACAGGAAGTAGTAGTTACAGCAGATCAGAGTGCAGTATTTAATGCTCAAAGAACAGGAGCTGCAACTAACGTATCAACAGAACAAATTAACACATTACCTACTATAACAAGAAGCCTTACAGACTTTACACGCCTTACACCACAAGCGAATGGCAATGGCTTTGCTGGTCGTGACGGTCGTTTTAACAACGTGCAAATTGATGGAGCAAACTTCAATAATGGGTTTGGCTTAAATACCAACCCACTTCCGGGTGGAAACTCTCAGCCAATTTCGCTTGATGCAATTGAACAAGTACAAGTAAATATTGCTCCATATGATGTTCGTCAGAGTGGATTTACTGGCGCTGGCATTAATGCTGTAACTCGTAGTGGTAGCAATTCATTTTCAGGCTCAGCTTACACTTTTTACAGAAACCAAAAGTACAATGGCTTAAAAATAAATGATCTTGAGCTTGAAAGAGGAGATGCAACATCAAGCAACACCTATGGATTCCGCCTAGGTGGCCCAATCATTAAAAATAAGTTATTTTTCTTTGTTAATGCTGAGCATGTTAACGAAAAGGGCACCAACCCAAATGCAGTTAACCTTTGGAGGGCTTCAGATAATGGTGTTGCTAATCCAGAACAAAATATTGCAAGAACATCAAGAGCGGATCTGGAGGCAGTTCGTAACCATTTAATAAATGTTTGGGGATATGATCCTGGAGCATATGAGAATTATGCAAATGACAACGGTAGAACGAGTACAAACTTATTAGCTAGAATTGACTGGAATATAAATGATAGACATAAGTTAGCAGTTCGTTATAATCAAGTTAAAGGTGAGTCAGGATCGTTAGTAAACGGTAGTTCCGGCCCAAGCCCTCGCTCTACTGTAAACCGTGTTAGCGATCAATCTATCGCATTTGAAAACACAATGTATTTTACTGAAAACATTGTTCGTTCAGCGTCTGCAGAATTAAATAGCACGTTTTCTTCTCGCCTATCAAATCAGTTCTTAGCAACATATAGCCGTATCCAAGACACAAGGACATCACCAAGTGAGATTTTTCCTATGGTGGATATTTGGGATGGCAGTGCAACAGGCACAAACTATATGACATTTGGTTATGAACTCTTTACTTATGGCAATGATGTTCTTAATAACAACTATAGCTTTATTAACAACCTTACTTACTTAGCTGGTAAGCATACACTTACTGCAGGAGCTAGTTACGAATCACAAAAGTTTGGCAACCAATATATTCGTTTAGGTACCTCTTATTACCGCTATGCTTCTGTTGCGGATTTCTTGACTACTGGAACAGCTAATGAAGTAGCTCCAATTATGTTTGGTCTTACTTACCCTTATGAAGGCCAAGACCCTTACGCTCCAATTGTCTTGGGAACAGCAGGATTATATGTTCAAGACAAATATGCTGTATCAAATAGATTAGACCTTACATTAGGTTTACGAGCTGATATGCCGGTTTATATCAACGATCTGACAGCTAACACCTCTATAGACAATCTAGTATTATCTGATGTTTATGGCAACCCTAAACAATATACTACAGGGTCATGGCCAAAAACAAGAGTAATGTTATCTCCAAGAATTGGTTTCAATTTTGATGCTCTTGGCGATGGATCTCTACAACTTCGTGGTGGTACTGGTTTATTTGCTGGCCGTGTGCCTTTTGTATGGTTGACTAACATGCCATCTAACTCTGGTGTAATTCAAAACAATGTTGAACCGAATAGCTATGCTTCAGTAGCGGGCTGGATAGGCGATATTCGGTTTAATCCAGATCCTTACTACTGGTTAAACAACACTCCAGCGAGTGCATCCAATGTGTTTATCAAAAACCCTAATGCCGGAGTGCCAACGAGCTTTGCTTTAGTAGACCGTGAGTTTAAAATGCCTAAAGTATGGAGAACAAGTTTGGGAGCAGACTATACTATTCCTGGCACACCTTTAGTTGCTACAACTGATCTATTATATACAGCAGACATTAATGCAGCATATCAGTTTGGCGCTAATAGGTTACAAACAAATACCCTTATGAATTATGGAGGTGATGAAGAAAATGATCATCGTCAATTCTATCCTGGAGGATCTAATACAACAAGATACAATACTGCAGTTGCAGCAAATACAGCTGTTGTGTTAACTAACACAAACGAGAAAGGATATTCTTTCAGCGGTACAGTAGGTTTGTCTCTCCCTGCACGTAGAGGTTTGTATGGATCATTGTACTATACATATACAGCGGCTAAAGAGGTTTCTGGTAATCCAGGTTCTAACGCTTCGTCTGCTTGGCTTGGTAGCCCTGCTGTGAATGGTCCTAATGAGCAAAACCTTTACCCTTCACAGTATGCCATTCCTCATAACATTGTGGCAAGCCTCTCTTACCGCAAAACATACTTTAATCACCTAGCCACAACTGTTTCAGTATTCTATAATGGCTCTCATCAAGGACGCTTCTCATATACTTATCAGAACGACTTTAACAATGATGGTATAAATGCTGACCTTCTGTATATCCCAAATAATTCTGCTAATCTTAATTTTGTTGATATTGTTAGCAACGGCAATGTAATTTTTACAGCTGAGCAACAACGCCAAGCTTTTGATAACTTTATAAACAATGACTCATATCTAAGCACTAGACGTGGCCAATATGCAGAACGTAATGGAGCTTTAATGCCTTGGTTAAATCGCTTTGATGTTAGAGTGCTTCAAGATTTATTTATGAATGTTGGAGGTAAGCGCAATACAATACAGTTAAGTGCAGACATTATGAACATTGGAAACTTAATTAATTCAGGATGGGGTATTCGTCAAACATTCAACAACGGACAAACCTTATTGAACAGTTCTTATAACGCTACTACAGGTGTAAGAAGCTTTACAATGCGAACTATTACAGAAAATGGAGAAACTGTATTACCTACCTCTCCATTCAGAGATGTAACTACTACTGCTACTACTTGGTATGCACAGTTAGGCCTTCGTTATATCTTCAACTAA
- a CDS encoding C40 family peptidase, producing MKTFASTASLFIFLILLMASCQSSQPIFSKKGEPYRSAREIAEQKRQDRKARRIGGKGGSKESKIASKDRKSRRRSTTPRNVDKDIATVIKTARSYTGTPYKWGGTTRVGMDCSGLLCTSFQSIDVQLPRTSEEQSTFGKNIRVKDLQEGDLVFFGASANSRQVTHVGMITEVISDEEIKFIHASTTLGVIENNFFSNHYQKIFIKAVRPHYFKNILSKSE from the coding sequence GTGAAAACTTTTGCTTCTACTGCCAGCCTTTTCATTTTTCTGATTTTATTGATGGCCTCCTGCCAATCTTCTCAACCTATATTCAGCAAGAAAGGCGAGCCTTACAGGTCTGCCCGCGAAATTGCTGAACAAAAGCGCCAGGATAGAAAAGCGCGCAGGATAGGTGGCAAAGGAGGAAGCAAAGAAAGTAAAATTGCATCAAAAGACAGAAAAAGTCGCCGTCGGTCCACTACTCCACGCAACGTTGACAAAGATATTGCTACAGTGATTAAAACTGCACGATCTTATACAGGAACTCCCTACAAATGGGGCGGTACAACCAGGGTGGGCATGGACTGCTCCGGCTTGTTATGTACTTCATTTCAGAGTATAGACGTGCAATTACCACGTACCTCTGAAGAACAAAGTACGTTTGGCAAAAACATAAGAGTAAAAGATTTACAAGAAGGTGACCTTGTATTTTTTGGAGCATCGGCTAACAGCAGGCAAGTAACCCATGTGGGTATGATAACCGAGGTTATTAGTGACGAGGAAATTAAATTCATACATGCCTCTACTACATTAGGCGTTATTGAGAATAATTTCTTTTCAAATCACTATCAGAAGATTTTTATAAAGGCTGTGCGCCCTCATTATTTTAAAAATATACTTTCTAAATCAGAATAA
- the asnB gene encoding asparagine synthase (glutamine-hydrolyzing), whose translation MCGITGVYAFTEKGKEAFADLEKSTVQLRHRGPDASNAFVMDKISFGVNRLSVIAPGKEANQPLTDEKRRYWIIYNGEVFNYKQIREKLREKGVVFTSDSDTEVVLRLYMDEGQECLKKLSGFFSFAIYDALEESLFIARDRFGEKPLLYYKDTDKFIFGSELGALLMFDVPRELDYTSLYQYLQLTYIPAPASIIKGVKKLLPGHSLYVRGNKVTEHAWYRLPFDQEKISQNKLTYKQGQAKLRDVLERAVRERLTADVPVGAFLSGGIDSSVMVGLASGISPGIKTFSLGFKDNSFFDETKYARLVAKKFRTNHTELHLSLQDLYGCFKEVLQRFSEPFADSSALAVYALSKHAATDVKVILSGDGADELFAGYNKHRAEYKLLHRGLAEITVKGLAPLWKMLPQSRNSFWANKVRQFQRFAAGAQLSEKDRYWLWASWQNETEALHVCSAQTRENINRRLYSARKSRLLNCLHAERFDLNNVLCADWQLVLGNDMLPKIDLMGMANGVEIRSPFLDHRVVKFAFSLPVSAKIDATYQKKILRDTFKDLIPAELQNRSKKGFEVPLLALLKQEAGNEISYLLSDEYLRWQGIFDAKEVRKLVESLSIRSPHDAPSKLWSLLVFQSWWSRWMQ comes from the coding sequence ATGTGCGGAATAACTGGTGTTTATGCATTTACTGAAAAAGGTAAAGAAGCCTTTGCTGACCTGGAGAAGTCTACTGTGCAATTAAGGCACCGGGGGCCTGATGCCAGTAACGCTTTTGTGATGGACAAAATTAGCTTTGGAGTTAACAGGTTATCTGTTATAGCTCCAGGCAAAGAGGCAAATCAGCCCCTAACGGATGAAAAAAGACGCTACTGGATCATTTACAATGGAGAAGTCTTCAATTATAAGCAAATCAGAGAGAAGCTTCGAGAGAAGGGAGTAGTTTTTACATCAGACTCCGACACAGAGGTTGTATTGCGTCTTTATATGGATGAGGGGCAGGAGTGCTTAAAAAAGCTCAGCGGCTTTTTTTCTTTTGCCATTTACGATGCTTTAGAAGAAAGTTTATTTATAGCCCGTGATCGTTTTGGGGAAAAGCCGCTGCTGTACTATAAAGATACCGATAAGTTTATTTTTGGTTCGGAGCTAGGAGCACTGCTTATGTTTGATGTTCCACGTGAACTTGACTATACATCTTTGTACCAGTATCTGCAGCTAACTTATATACCTGCACCTGCCAGTATAATAAAAGGAGTAAAAAAGCTGCTGCCAGGGCACTCTCTTTATGTAAGAGGAAACAAAGTAACTGAACATGCCTGGTATCGATTGCCGTTCGATCAGGAAAAGATCAGCCAAAATAAACTTACTTATAAGCAGGGGCAGGCAAAACTAAGAGATGTATTAGAAAGGGCAGTAAGAGAAAGACTAACTGCTGATGTGCCAGTCGGAGCTTTTTTAAGTGGCGGAATAGATTCATCTGTTATGGTAGGCCTGGCATCCGGAATATCACCAGGCATAAAAACTTTCTCGCTGGGGTTTAAGGATAACTCATTTTTTGATGAAACGAAGTATGCCAGGTTAGTTGCCAAGAAATTCAGGACAAACCACACAGAATTGCATTTGTCATTGCAGGACTTGTATGGCTGCTTTAAGGAGGTATTGCAGCGCTTTAGTGAACCTTTTGCCGATTCCTCGGCTTTGGCTGTGTATGCTTTAAGTAAGCATGCTGCAACTGATGTAAAAGTTATTTTGTCAGGAGACGGAGCGGATGAACTTTTTGCCGGCTATAATAAGCACAGAGCAGAATACAAGCTGTTACACAGGGGTTTAGCAGAAATAACTGTAAAAGGTTTAGCGCCTCTTTGGAAGATGTTGCCGCAATCGCGCAACTCTTTTTGGGCAAACAAAGTAAGACAGTTCCAACGATTTGCAGCTGGAGCTCAATTGTCAGAAAAAGATCGTTACTGGTTATGGGCAAGCTGGCAGAATGAAACGGAAGCCTTGCATGTATGCAGTGCGCAGACAAGAGAAAATATCAACAGAAGGTTGTATAGCGCCAGAAAAAGTAGATTGCTGAATTGCCTGCATGCCGAAAGATTTGATCTGAACAATGTTTTATGTGCAGACTGGCAGCTTGTTTTAGGAAATGATATGCTACCCAAAATCGATTTAATGGGTATGGCAAACGGAGTAGAGATCAGGAGCCCATTCTTGGATCATCGGGTAGTTAAATTTGCCTTTTCACTACCAGTTTCTGCTAAAATTGACGCGACATATCAGAAAAAAATTCTTAGAGATACTTTTAAGGACCTGATACCTGCGGAGCTGCAGAACCGTTCTAAAAAAGGGTTCGAAGTGCCGTTACTTGCATTGCTGAAACAGGAAGCCGGAAATGAGATCAGCTATTTGCTTTCAGATGAGTACCTCCGCTGGCAAGGCATATTCGATGCCAAAGAGGTGAGAAAGCTGGTAGAATCGCTTTCAATTCGTAGCCCGCATGACGCACCTTCCAAGCTATGGAGTTTGTTGGTTTTTCAGTCGTGGTGGAGCAGGTGGATGCAGTAA
- a CDS encoding UDP-glucose/GDP-mannose dehydrogenase family protein produces the protein MKIAVVGTGYVGLVTGTCFAEVGIDVTCIDIDKRKIENLKQGILPIYEPGLEEMVLRNTQKERLSFSTDIATSVQGCDVAFIAVGTPPGEDGSADLKYVLAVARSIGQNINDYTVVVTKSTVPVGTARKVQQAIEEELELRGVNIPFDVASNPEFLKEGAAIDDFLKPDRIVVGVSSERAEEVMTKLYKPFLMNGHPLIFMDVPSAEMTKYAANAMLATKISFMNDIANLCEVMGADVNMVRKGIGSDARIGNKFIYPGIGYGGSCFPKDVKALIRTASENGYEMQVLKAVESVNENQKSVLYNKIYKHFDGELAGKTFAVWGLSFKPKTDDMREAPSLVIIQKLLEQGAKVRAYDPVAMKEAEHTLKDSIYYGKDEYEALIDADALLLVTEWPEFRSPNFNVVGKLMKGQVIFDGRNIYDAAELREKGFSYYGIGIKQGVQQENAAV, from the coding sequence ATGAAAATAGCTGTAGTAGGCACGGGTTATGTAGGCTTGGTAACAGGCACCTGTTTTGCCGAGGTGGGTATAGATGTAACCTGCATCGACATTGATAAGCGCAAGATCGAGAATTTAAAGCAAGGCATCCTTCCGATCTACGAGCCGGGCCTGGAAGAGATGGTGCTGCGCAACACGCAGAAAGAGCGCCTCTCTTTCTCCACCGACATAGCCACGAGCGTGCAGGGCTGCGATGTGGCCTTTATCGCCGTGGGCACCCCTCCCGGCGAAGACGGCAGCGCCGACCTGAAGTACGTGCTGGCCGTTGCCCGCAGCATCGGCCAGAACATCAACGACTACACGGTGGTGGTGACCAAGAGCACCGTGCCCGTGGGCACGGCCAGGAAGGTGCAGCAGGCGATCGAAGAGGAACTGGAACTGCGCGGGGTGAACATCCCCTTCGACGTGGCCTCCAACCCGGAGTTCCTCAAAGAGGGGGCAGCCATCGACGACTTCCTCAAGCCTGACCGCATCGTGGTGGGGGTATCCTCCGAGCGGGCCGAAGAGGTGATGACTAAGCTCTACAAGCCCTTCCTGATGAACGGCCACCCGCTCATTTTCATGGACGTGCCTTCGGCTGAGATGACCAAGTACGCAGCCAACGCCATGCTGGCCACCAAGATCAGCTTCATGAACGACATCGCCAACCTCTGCGAGGTGATGGGCGCCGACGTGAACATGGTGCGCAAGGGCATCGGCTCCGACGCCCGCATCGGCAACAAGTTCATCTACCCGGGCATCGGCTACGGCGGCTCGTGCTTTCCCAAAGACGTGAAGGCGCTCATCAGGACGGCCTCCGAGAACGGCTACGAGATGCAGGTGCTCAAGGCGGTGGAGAGCGTGAACGAGAACCAGAAGTCGGTGCTCTACAACAAGATATACAAGCACTTCGACGGCGAACTGGCCGGCAAAACCTTCGCCGTGTGGGGGCTTTCGTTCAAACCCAAGACGGACGACATGCGGGAGGCTCCTTCGCTGGTGATCATTCAGAAGCTGCTGGAGCAGGGAGCCAAGGTGCGAGCCTACGACCCGGTGGCCATGAAGGAGGCAGAGCACACCCTGAAAGACAGCATCTACTACGGCAAGGACGAGTATGAGGCGCTCATAGACGCCGATGCCCTGCTGCTGGTGACCGAGTGGCCGGAGTTCCGGTCTCCCAACTTCAACGTGGTGGGCAAACTGATGAAGGGCCAGGTGATCTTCGACGGCCGCAACATCTACGACGCAGCGGAGTTGCGCGAGAAGGGCTTTAGCTACTACGGCATAGGCATTAAGCAAGGTGTACAACAAGAAAACGCAGCAGTATAA
- a CDS encoding UDP-glucuronic acid decarboxylase family protein: protein MAKKRVLITGGAGFLGSHLCDRFIKEGYHVIAMDNLITGNIENIEHLFKLPQFEFYHHDVSKFVHVPGELDYILHFASPASPIDYLKIPIQTLKVGSLGTHNLLGLAKAKGARMLIASTSEVYGDPEVHPQQEDYWGNVNPVGPRGCYDEAKRFQEAMTMAYHMHHGLETRIVRIFNTYGPRMRLDDGRVLPAFLSQALRGEPLSIFGDGSQTRSFCYVDDLIEGIYRLLLSDYAMPVNIGNPSEITIKEFAEEICKLTGVELKVEYQPLPKDDPQKRQPNITKAKEILGWEPKVDRAEGLRKTLEYFKEKVAMPEEV, encoded by the coding sequence ATGGCGAAGAAACGTGTATTGATTACAGGCGGTGCAGGCTTTTTAGGCTCTCACCTGTGTGATAGATTCATAAAAGAAGGCTACCATGTTATTGCCATGGATAACCTTATAACCGGGAATATAGAAAACATTGAGCATCTGTTTAAGCTGCCTCAGTTTGAGTTCTATCACCATGATGTATCCAAATTTGTGCATGTGCCTGGTGAACTAGACTATATTTTGCATTTTGCTTCTCCGGCAAGCCCTATCGATTACCTGAAGATTCCTATCCAGACACTAAAAGTAGGCTCTTTAGGTACGCATAACTTGCTGGGATTAGCTAAAGCCAAAGGAGCCCGCATGCTGATCGCTTCTACTTCGGAAGTTTACGGCGATCCAGAGGTGCATCCGCAGCAGGAAGATTATTGGGGAAATGTAAACCCGGTAGGTCCAAGAGGCTGCTACGATGAAGCCAAGCGTTTTCAGGAGGCCATGACAATGGCTTACCATATGCACCATGGCCTGGAAACCAGAATTGTGCGTATTTTCAATACCTATGGTCCTCGTATGCGTCTGGATGATGGCCGCGTGTTGCCGGCTTTCCTGAGCCAGGCACTTAGAGGTGAACCGCTAAGCATATTCGGCGATGGCAGCCAGACCCGCTCATTCTGCTATGTAGATGATCTGATAGAAGGTATTTATCGCCTCTTGTTAAGCGATTATGCCATGCCTGTTAATATTGGTAATCCTTCAGAAATAACAATTAAAGAGTTTGCTGAAGAAATTTGCAAGCTTACAGGTGTGGAGCTGAAGGTGGAATATCAGCCGCTGCCTAAGGACGATCCGCAGAAACGCCAACCAAACATTACAAAAGCAAAAGAGATATTAGGTTGGGAGCCCAAAGTTGACAGAGCTGAAGGCTTGCGAAAAACATTGGAATATTTCAAAGAGAAAGTGGCTATGCCAGAAGAGGTTTAA
- a CDS encoding polysialyltransferase family glycosyltransferase: MAQEKANILIVYNYNRHDFLTYFEACKNDFNFFFAEFVSPQEETNQHYLSYGKAVYWGDYRDVFDLLDKVKPTKVLFHYIASKFHILLNTACKIAGIRSYIIDHGIRDININVRLQQYLTPAHKDSSLRRNMKKLIQFLPRAKARLFLIKSIKKLQKQCNSSISAKALQVSSFMYKNPTAYIAISKKTFEYHQFANNISEETTVDFIGIPTFDYLHGLKYKSTDQKRNMIFIDQGLATVGIYGWNEENYKDFQYRFISICQKYGYKLYIKPHPRQPTDTWQYWNHKGIAQIISDSELQHILPNTQLIIGFTSTYLLPLASLPFTTVLTLENHPAGRLLVSKSFVDYGVAYPVYHLDELHHVLPKIDQLHQEQLPNKKKFEEDWLYKFDGKAGQRLRSVLLN; the protein is encoded by the coding sequence ATGGCGCAGGAAAAAGCAAATATTTTAATTGTATACAACTACAACAGGCATGACTTCTTAACTTATTTCGAGGCCTGTAAAAATGACTTCAACTTCTTTTTTGCCGAATTTGTCTCTCCTCAGGAAGAAACCAATCAACATTACCTATCCTATGGAAAAGCCGTTTACTGGGGAGACTATAGAGATGTGTTTGATTTACTGGACAAGGTAAAACCTACAAAAGTTTTATTTCATTATATAGCCTCTAAATTTCATATACTTTTAAATACTGCTTGTAAAATAGCTGGTATCAGGAGTTATATTATCGATCATGGCATCCGTGATATTAACATTAATGTCAGGCTACAGCAGTACCTTACTCCTGCACACAAAGATTCTAGCTTAAGGAGAAATATGAAAAAGTTAATACAATTCCTTCCCAGAGCCAAAGCCCGACTATTTTTAATAAAAAGCATCAAAAAGTTACAAAAGCAGTGTAATTCTTCTATTTCTGCCAAAGCCTTGCAGGTAAGCTCATTTATGTACAAAAATCCTACTGCTTATATTGCTATTAGTAAAAAAACGTTCGAGTACCATCAATTTGCCAATAACATTTCAGAAGAAACAACTGTGGATTTCATCGGCATACCAACCTTTGACTACCTCCACGGATTAAAGTATAAGAGCACAGACCAGAAAAGGAATATGATCTTTATAGACCAGGGGTTGGCTACTGTGGGAATATATGGCTGGAATGAAGAGAACTATAAAGATTTTCAATATCGGTTTATAAGCATCTGCCAAAAGTATGGGTATAAGCTTTATATAAAGCCACACCCCAGGCAACCAACAGATACCTGGCAGTATTGGAACCACAAAGGTATAGCTCAAATTATTTCTGATTCTGAATTGCAGCACATCCTGCCCAATACACAACTGATTATAGGTTTTACCTCCACTTACCTGCTTCCTTTAGCCTCTCTCCCTTTTACCACAGTCCTTACATTAGAAAACCATCCGGCAGGCAGGTTACTTGTGTCTAAATCTTTTGTGGATTATGGTGTTGCTTATCCGGTTTACCACCTGGACGAACTGCATCATGTACTGCCAAAAATAGATCAACTTCACCAAGAGCAGCTGCCTAACAAGAAAAAGTTTGAAGAAGACTGGCTGTATAAGTTTGATGGGAAAGCCGGACAGCGGCTCCGATCCGTCTTACTTAACTGA